A genome region from Blautia coccoides includes the following:
- a CDS encoding ABC transporter ATP-binding protein yields MKLYKSKDRLFLAGTIFFGGVSSLLAAFVSILLQRVIDVAAAGDAAGFYRVLVVMLVYLGALGGVSLLEALMGKFLLRNVTRNLRDRVFKGVMKRKPEKYASRNTADYLSALVNDVKLVEDNYLIPLLLCVQMAVLFLATLGILFYLSPMVTVILLGFLVVLFAVPALLGKKLQERQDAYSEQLSVFTVAAKDFLNGYEVIRGYSAFSCIMGRFVKVNRETAGKKFAADRLMAVNESFSDIFSSLTVIVIVFVAAWQMMQGKITMGTLLALIQLSGTFVTPVVMLLQNFPKIQGIQPVMEHLAELMECEEDDRVGMDGRAEIPGLQSAIQCTDLTFAYTEEHPVLEHENFLFEAGKKYAIEGRSGCGKSTLIKLLTGYSRNFEGQIYIDGISVKEMNQQEINRRIAVIHQNVFLFDTDIRDNICLGQKYTEEEIYAALRESGMWEYLSGLENGIDTKVGENGQLLSGGQRQRIAVARALIRKTPVLILDEGTSAIDPETAFEIEKNLLARKNLTVITITHHMDKRLAGQYDAILRLEAA; encoded by the coding sequence ATGAAGCTATATAAGTCGAAAGACCGTCTGTTCCTGGCAGGCACCATTTTCTTTGGAGGGGTGTCCTCACTGTTGGCGGCTTTTGTCTCTATTTTGCTGCAGAGAGTGATAGACGTGGCGGCTGCAGGGGATGCGGCAGGATTTTACAGGGTGCTGGTCGTGATGCTGGTCTATCTGGGGGCGCTGGGAGGCGTCAGTCTTCTGGAAGCTTTGATGGGAAAGTTCCTGTTGAGGAATGTGACCAGGAATCTGCGTGACAGGGTTTTTAAGGGAGTGATGAAACGGAAACCGGAAAAATATGCTTCCCGGAACACTGCCGATTACCTGTCTGCTCTTGTAAATGACGTGAAACTGGTGGAGGATAATTATCTGATCCCGCTGTTGCTTTGTGTTCAGATGGCTGTGCTGTTTTTAGCTACCCTGGGAATCCTTTTTTACTTAAGTCCCATGGTGACAGTTATTCTGCTGGGATTTCTGGTGGTTTTGTTTGCTGTGCCTGCACTTTTGGGAAAAAAGCTCCAGGAGAGGCAGGATGCATATTCGGAACAGCTGTCTGTATTCACCGTGGCGGCAAAAGATTTTCTTAACGGCTATGAAGTGATAAGGGGATATTCCGCTTTTTCCTGTATTATGGGCAGATTTGTGAAGGTGAATAGGGAAACCGCAGGAAAAAAGTTTGCGGCAGACAGGCTGATGGCAGTCAATGAGAGCTTTTCTGATATTTTTTCTTCCCTGACGGTTATTGTGATCGTATTTGTGGCCGCCTGGCAGATGATGCAGGGAAAGATCACCATGGGAACACTTCTTGCGCTGATCCAGCTTAGCGGGACTTTTGTCACTCCGGTGGTAATGCTTCTGCAGAATTTTCCTAAGATACAGGGGATTCAACCGGTTATGGAGCATCTGGCGGAGTTAATGGAATGTGAAGAAGACGACAGAGTAGGAATGGATGGCCGTGCTGAAATACCGGGACTGCAAAGTGCCATTCAATGTACAGATCTTACATTCGCCTATACGGAGGAGCATCCGGTGCTGGAGCATGAGAATTTTCTGTTTGAGGCGGGAAAGAAATACGCCATTGAAGGCCGGAGCGGATGCGGAAAGTCCACACTTATCAAACTTTTGACCGGATATTCCAGGAATTTTGAGGGACAGATATACATAGACGGAATTTCTGTGAAAGAGATGAACCAGCAGGAGATCAACAGGAGGATAGCAGTGATCCATCAGAATGTGTTTCTCTTTGACACGGATATCCGTGACAACATCTGTCTGGGACAGAAGTACACAGAGGAAGAGATATATGCAGCCCTGCGGGAAAGCGGAATGTGGGAGTATCTGTCCGGCCTTGAAAACGGTATCGATACAAAGGTAGGGGAAAACGGTCAACTCCTGTCAGGAGGACAAAGACAGCGTATCGCTGTAGCCCGAGCGCTGATCAGAAAGACTCCTGTTCTTATATTGGATGAGGGGACTTCTGCCATTGACCCGGAAACCGCATTTGAAATCGAAAAGAATCTGCTGGCAAGAAAAAATCTGACGGTCATTACCATAACACACCATATGGACAAACGCCTTGCAGGACAGTACGATGCCATTTTGAGGCTGGAGGCTGCTTGA
- a CDS encoding IS110 family transposase — MIYVGIDVAKDKHDCFITNSDGEVLFKAFTIKNNLDGFDELYQKIESVMEDASKVKVGLEATGHYSYNLLGYLLDKGLATFVINPLHTNLYRKSLSLRQTKTDKVDAHTIASMLMSDVNLKSYSDTSYHNEELKSLTRYRFDKVKERAKLKTSISRLVCILFPELEKLVPTLHQNSVYELLYEFPGAKQVANAHLTRLSNLLETASKGHYTKETSIAFREAARTSIGSNMPAKSLELKHTIKLIRELDSEIEEIENEIKVIMDEINSPILSIPGISYRMGAMIIAEIGDFSQFDSPDKILAYAGMSPSTYQSGQLDNCYARMEKRGSRYLRYALFNATAYVCLWDPTYKAYLAKKRAEGKHYYVAMSHATKKLVRLIYHLERTGQQYQKAI; from the coding sequence ATGATTTACGTAGGAATTGATGTCGCAAAAGATAAGCATGATTGCTTTATCACAAACTCTGATGGCGAAGTCCTTTTCAAGGCTTTTACCATCAAAAACAATCTCGATGGGTTCGACGAGCTTTATCAGAAAATAGAATCCGTTATGGAAGATGCTTCTAAAGTAAAAGTAGGCCTAGAAGCCACTGGACACTATAGTTACAATCTTCTCGGATATCTGCTTGATAAAGGTCTGGCCACCTTTGTTATCAACCCGTTACATACTAATCTGTACAGAAAAAGTCTAAGCCTTAGACAGACGAAAACGGATAAAGTTGATGCCCATACAATTGCTTCTATGCTAATGTCTGACGTGAACTTAAAGTCCTACTCAGACACATCGTATCACAACGAAGAGCTTAAGTCACTTACTCGCTATCGTTTTGATAAAGTTAAAGAACGCGCGAAGCTTAAAACATCTATATCCCGTCTTGTATGTATCCTTTTCCCTGAGTTAGAAAAGCTTGTTCCAACACTTCATCAGAATTCTGTTTATGAGTTACTCTACGAATTTCCTGGTGCAAAACAGGTAGCTAATGCACATCTCACAAGACTTTCAAATCTTCTTGAAACCGCATCTAAAGGCCACTACACAAAAGAAACCTCTATCGCTTTTAGAGAGGCTGCAAGAACCTCTATCGGTTCAAATATGCCAGCTAAATCGCTTGAATTAAAGCACACCATTAAGCTCATTAGAGAGCTAGATTCTGAAATCGAAGAGATTGAAAACGAGATTAAAGTCATCATGGATGAAATCAATTCTCCAATCCTTAGCATTCCTGGAATCAGCTATCGAATGGGTGCCATGATTATTGCTGAAATAGGTGACTTTAGCCAATTCGACTCTCCAGATAAGATCCTTGCTTATGCAGGAATGTCGCCTTCTACCTATCAATCCGGCCAGTTAGATAACTGTTATGCCAGAATGGAAAAACGTGGTTCTAGATACCTTAGATATGCTCTGTTTAATGCAACCGCATATGTTTGTCTATGGGATCCAACCTACAAGGCTTATCTTGCCAAGAAACGAGCTGAAGGCAAGCATTACTATGTTGCAATGTCTCACGCGACCAAGAAACTAGTTCGGCTAATTTATCATCTCGAACGCACTGGACAGCAATACCAAAAAGCAATCTAA
- a CDS encoding ArsR/SmtB family transcription factor — protein sequence MRIILKRELDPIYETLALLSIEDLNKWREEVILELSDCGLGGEAFYQKHFPVIEKYIRTFLKYKVKTPQEEFFYKDKSLDMFFWIAALAVENREYVEHPETADPDRLRRKIAYYLVDVEKNQNIKSEDDLPDISEEKALLEFMDTLSIESREMWYVLNWLRKPVWWLQQLSEMLKLNLPAFEKARQSVKKPLEKLLLKNDDTEAYNYSKIAESSGKDHVVYMSLGTPMAQIIMETRGYQGVLLGYLNTGKGLGSDAKEIIIRQAKSLSDKSKLDILCDLKRSKKFNLELAESLGLSPSTVSHHMNFLLICDFVSVEKRDGKVYYCLQTESIREFLKNVEEMLL from the coding sequence ATGAGGATCATATTGAAAAGAGAGCTGGACCCAATATACGAAACCCTTGCGCTGCTCAGTATTGAGGATTTGAATAAGTGGCGGGAAGAAGTCATCCTGGAACTGAGTGACTGCGGGCTTGGCGGAGAGGCTTTTTATCAGAAACATTTCCCTGTCATTGAAAAATATATCAGGACTTTTTTGAAATATAAAGTAAAGACGCCGCAGGAGGAATTTTTCTACAAAGACAAATCTCTTGATATGTTTTTCTGGATCGCAGCCCTGGCAGTGGAAAACCGCGAATATGTGGAACACCCTGAAACGGCTGATCCTGACAGGCTTCGCAGAAAAATAGCATATTACCTGGTGGATGTGGAGAAGAATCAGAATATAAAGTCAGAGGATGACCTGCCTGACATTTCAGAGGAAAAGGCGCTTTTAGAATTCATGGATACCCTGAGTATTGAGAGCCGGGAAATGTGGTATGTCCTGAATTGGCTGAGAAAACCGGTCTGGTGGTTGCAGCAGCTCAGCGAAATGCTGAAACTGAACCTTCCGGCATTTGAAAAAGCAAGGCAGTCTGTGAAAAAACCTCTGGAAAAGCTTTTGCTGAAAAATGATGACACGGAAGCGTACAATTATTCAAAAATTGCAGAATCCAGTGGAAAAGACCATGTTGTCTATATGTCACTGGGAACGCCTATGGCACAGATCATTATGGAAACACGGGGATATCAGGGGGTTCTTCTGGGGTATTTGAATACGGGGAAAGGCTTGGGAAGTGACGCCAAGGAGATCATCATCCGCCAGGCAAAGTCACTCAGCGACAAGAGTAAGCTTGATATCCTGTGTGATCTGAAACGTTCAAAAAAGTTTAATCTGGAGCTGGCTGAAAGCCTGGGGCTGTCACCTTCAACCGTTTCTCACCATATGAACTTCCTGTTGATATGCGATTTTGTCTCAGTGGAGAAGAGGGATGGGAAAGTTTATTATTGCCTGCAGACTGAGTCCATACGGGAGTTTCTGAAAAATGTGGAGGAGATGCTTTTATAG
- a CDS encoding GGDEF domain-containing protein, producing MKKDKTAPGSFKKIYRVDLQVFLMTAIIVVISCGITFVVSYCLTYNGMIRALRSRANSIYEYADGRLDVETFRGLNSRADGTSYLYQEAKKTLENVRTATGVRYLYTAKEKEDGTFIYLVDGLPVKSKDFRYIGDAIEPECIPDMKMAMENQVVLPKKIKHTSWGNVFIAYFPMHDEERVVGVLGIEFDASDQYRTFRSMQLAAPVIICIFCIITAVIAVMLFRRISNPAYQDMANTDLLTGLKNRNAFEVDIHNLETVKVKSGFAFVSVDLDGLKRINDTFGHAAGDKYIQAGCKILKSYLPKQATLYRTGGDEFTIILKEVPREHIMEMIEKSCRRRRVDGLSADTEIQMSAGYAFYDEETDASLEDTYKRADAQMYEQKKEKYRDKIFIGGVL from the coding sequence ATGAAAAAAGATAAAACGGCGCCAGGCTCCTTTAAAAAGATATACAGGGTAGATTTACAGGTTTTTCTTATGACGGCCATTATTGTGGTGATCTCGTGCGGGATCACCTTTGTGGTGAGTTACTGCCTTACCTATAACGGTATGATACGGGCGCTCCGGTCCAGGGCAAACAGCATTTATGAGTATGCGGACGGCAGATTGGATGTGGAAACCTTTCGGGGGTTGAACAGCAGGGCAGACGGTACATCTTATCTTTATCAGGAGGCAAAAAAGACTCTGGAAAATGTCAGGACAGCCACAGGCGTCAGATATCTGTATACCGCAAAAGAAAAAGAAGACGGTACCTTTATCTATCTGGTGGACGGACTGCCGGTTAAGAGCAAAGATTTTCGTTATATAGGAGATGCCATTGAGCCGGAATGCATTCCGGATATGAAAATGGCCATGGAGAACCAGGTAGTGCTCCCGAAAAAGATCAAGCATACTAGTTGGGGTAATGTTTTTATCGCTTATTTTCCTATGCATGATGAAGAACGGGTGGTGGGCGTGCTGGGTATCGAATTTGATGCGTCTGACCAATATCGCACCTTCAGAAGTATGCAGCTTGCGGCGCCTGTTATCATCTGTATATTCTGTATCATCACTGCTGTCATAGCGGTTATGCTGTTCCGCAGGATTTCTAATCCCGCTTATCAGGATATGGCCAATACGGATCTGCTCACAGGACTGAAAAACAGAAATGCCTTTGAGGTAGATATCCATAACCTGGAGACAGTAAAGGTAAAGAGCGGATTTGCCTTTGTCTCTGTGGATTTAGACGGCTTAAAGCGTATCAATGACACCTTTGGTCACGCTGCCGGAGATAAGTATATCCAGGCAGGATGCAAAATCTTAAAATCCTATCTTCCGAAGCAGGCGACTCTGTACCGGACAGGAGGAGATGAGTTTACTATTATTTTAAAAGAAGTTCCCCGTGAACATATTATGGAAATGATAGAAAAATCATGCCGGAGGAGACGTGTTGACGGTCTGTCTGCCGATACAGAGATTCAGATGTCAGCAGGATATGCTTTCTATGATGAGGAAACAGATGCGTCTCTTGAAGATACCTATAAAAGAGCGGACGCACAGATGTATGAACAGAAAAAGGAAAAGTATAGAGATAAAATCTTTATCGGAGGAGTTTTATGA
- a CDS encoding EAL domain-containing protein, whose amino-acid sequence MQEDCNYKDLLEENRKLRENITYLKKYDQVTNLYNREAFCASAEEIMRQNPQTRFEIICIDIERFKLVNELYGREQGDLLLKYVSGQLKCMIREGKSVAGNLRDDVFALCVPAEDESSTVNRILGIFSEKPMDAQAVPAVGIYRTEGEEPAVGNMCDRALMALNSIKGNDHHVAVYREGMREKLLREQEITNSMAAGIKNREFKIYMQPKCNMESGKVVGAEVLVRWQHPEKGLLLPGDFVPLFEKNHFIEKLDLYVWEETAAWVRRWLDKGGPCVPVSVNLSRMDIFDMDVCSVLTDIMERYQIPSGMIELEITESVYAGQPERIIKETEKLKKSGFTILMDDFGNGYSSLNMLSSTNIDILKMDMRFMEGEGLKSLGILDAVLHMSKWLNLPVIAEGVNKEQHVKTLRSVGCVYGQGFYYYCPMSVEEFEHLLHSPGKVDFSDGGKKKVGSSHLLDLSDLFHKDTLTDRLLGNITGAVAQYSYDGTSLCVLRANGEYYRLMDEYWMSESGHVDVMQDILPEDREKMTEALAKAKQSKEEEGAEVFVRKRKGKSVLWLRVRFFCLTSQYGNDIFYAALSDETVRMNSIESLRISEERFRLAMEATNTVIFELDTETRTAYYSEYAQKAFGLNATVANAPEGFIEQDTVCEGYEETFREIYRAIYRGEDRASCVVKAKMGDGSIVRNRITLTAIKNKEGRTVKAVGMVENVSYGEVEDEKR is encoded by the coding sequence ATGCAGGAAGATTGTAATTATAAAGACCTTCTGGAGGAGAACAGAAAGTTAAGAGAAAATATCACTTATCTGAAAAAATATGATCAGGTGACAAATTTATACAACCGGGAAGCTTTCTGCGCGTCAGCCGAAGAGATCATGCGGCAGAATCCTCAGACCCGTTTTGAAATCATCTGTATCGATATTGAGCGGTTTAAATTAGTAAATGAATTGTACGGCAGGGAGCAGGGGGACCTGCTTTTGAAATATGTGTCAGGACAGCTAAAATGCATGATCCGGGAAGGTAAAAGTGTTGCGGGGAATCTGAGGGATGATGTCTTTGCACTCTGCGTTCCAGCGGAGGATGAGTCAAGTACAGTGAACCGGATACTTGGGATCTTCAGTGAAAAACCCATGGATGCACAGGCTGTTCCCGCAGTCGGCATTTACCGAACGGAGGGGGAAGAACCGGCAGTGGGAAATATGTGTGACCGGGCGCTGATGGCTTTAAACTCTATCAAGGGCAATGACCATCACGTAGCAGTGTACCGGGAGGGGATGCGGGAAAAACTGCTCAGGGAGCAGGAGATCACTAACAGTATGGCGGCAGGGATCAAAAACAGGGAATTCAAAATCTATATGCAGCCAAAGTGTAATATGGAAAGCGGAAAAGTTGTAGGGGCAGAAGTGCTGGTGCGCTGGCAGCATCCGGAAAAAGGTCTGCTGTTGCCGGGGGATTTTGTGCCTCTGTTTGAGAAGAACCATTTTATAGAAAAACTGGATCTATATGTCTGGGAAGAGACGGCAGCCTGGGTTAGACGTTGGCTTGATAAAGGCGGACCGTGTGTTCCCGTATCTGTCAATCTGTCGCGCATGGACATTTTTGATATGGACGTGTGTTCTGTTTTGACGGACATTATGGAGCGGTATCAGATCCCATCCGGTATGATAGAGCTGGAGATTACAGAGAGTGTATATGCCGGCCAGCCGGAGCGGATAATCAAAGAGACAGAAAAACTGAAAAAAAGTGGATTTACTATTCTGATGGATGATTTCGGAAACGGATATTCTTCCCTGAATATGTTAAGCAGCACCAATATTGATATTTTGAAAATGGACATGCGTTTCATGGAAGGGGAAGGGCTGAAAAGTCTGGGAATCCTAGACGCTGTATTGCATATGAGCAAATGGCTGAACCTTCCGGTGATCGCTGAGGGCGTCAATAAGGAGCAGCATGTGAAAACCCTGCGCAGTGTGGGCTGTGTCTATGGACAAGGATTTTATTACTACTGTCCTATGAGCGTTGAGGAGTTTGAGCATTTGCTTCATTCACCGGGAAAGGTGGATTTTTCTGATGGAGGCAAAAAAAAGGTTGGAAGCAGCCACTTGCTGGATTTGAGCGATCTGTTCCACAAAGATACGCTGACTGACCGCCTCCTTGGCAATATTACAGGCGCTGTGGCTCAGTACAGCTACGACGGTACTTCTCTCTGCGTTTTGAGAGCCAATGGAGAATACTACAGGCTGATGGATGAATACTGGATGAGTGAGAGTGGTCATGTGGATGTTATGCAGGATATTCTTCCTGAGGACAGAGAGAAGATGACAGAGGCGCTGGCTAAGGCAAAACAGAGCAAAGAGGAGGAGGGCGCGGAAGTATTTGTGAGAAAAAGAAAAGGGAAATCCGTTCTTTGGCTCAGAGTCCGCTTTTTCTGTCTGACTTCCCAATATGGAAATGATATATTTTACGCAGCTCTCTCAGATGAAACGGTTCGCATGAACAGTATCGAGAGCCTGCGTATCAGTGAGGAACGCTTCCGTCTGGCTATGGAGGCCACCAATACAGTGATCTTTGAGCTGGACACAGAGACGCGGACAGCCTATTATTCAGAATACGCACAGAAGGCCTTCGGCCTGAACGCCACGGTTGCAAATGCGCCGGAAGGATTTATCGAGCAGGACACAGTTTGCGAGGGATATGAGGAAACCTTCCGTGAAATATACCGCGCCATATACAGGGGAGAGGACAGAGCGTCCTGCGTGGTCAAGGCGAAAATGGGGGATGGAAGCATTGTCCGCAACCGTATTACGCTCACTGCGATCAAGAATAAAGAAGGCAGAACGGTGAAGGCAGTGGGGATGGTGGAAAATGTATCCTACGGCGAGGTGGAAGATGAAAAAAGATAA
- a CDS encoding AlkZ-related protein codes for MKKIMNYEDFTEVLMEAGFSMGGGNPEGIYSIIDWDWDKEPPYETPVKWHTGDKETDPWEWRMRVLDERNDTAYAKFFFKKSGYITKEWYPYFFACRRGGMDFADMYQEGRVSNEAKRIYTCIEEQGVMPLHDLKRSAGFGKEDKSRFDRALVELQMNFFLTICGKRHKLSAEGKPYGWDSTAFCKTEDFWEREVLELAAAVDIREAQERIREQVLRLNPLATEKNIQKFIYGRAGKRAGI; via the coding sequence ATGAAAAAGATAATGAATTATGAAGACTTTACAGAGGTTCTGATGGAGGCGGGTTTCTCCATGGGCGGCGGCAATCCCGAAGGGATTTATTCCATTATAGACTGGGATTGGGACAAGGAACCGCCCTATGAGACTCCGGTCAAATGGCACACTGGGGATAAGGAGACGGACCCCTGGGAATGGCGTATGCGTGTGCTGGATGAGAGAAATGATACGGCCTATGCAAAATTCTTTTTTAAAAAGAGCGGATATATCACAAAGGAATGGTATCCTTATTTCTTTGCCTGCCGCAGAGGAGGTATGGATTTTGCGGATATGTATCAGGAAGGCCGGGTCAGCAATGAGGCAAAACGTATCTATACCTGTATAGAAGAACAGGGGGTGATGCCTCTACACGATTTGAAGAGATCAGCCGGGTTCGGAAAGGAAGACAAGTCACGTTTTGACAGGGCATTGGTGGAACTGCAGATGAACTTTTTTCTGACTATATGCGGAAAAAGACATAAACTCAGCGCAGAGGGAAAGCCTTACGGCTGGGATTCCACTGCTTTTTGCAAAACGGAGGATTTCTGGGAGAGGGAAGTTTTGGAGCTGGCGGCGGCAGTTGACATTAGGGAGGCGCAGGAGAGGATACGGGAACAGGTTTTGAGGCTGAACCCCTTAGCCACAGAAAAAAATATACAGAAATTTATTTACGGCAGAGCTGGGAAAAGGGCAGGGATCTGA
- a CDS encoding GNAT family N-acetyltransferase: protein MKIKKNVLSPEEYYRLFTSVGWEVPPMEQIRAALEHSLCTFSVCDGERVIGMARLLGDSAMTFYIKDLAVETGYQGRGVGRLLMESVQEYIESQLPEGWKASVELMSVKGKEEFYKRFAFEEWDGTGMIHMAGR from the coding sequence ATGAAGATCAAAAAGAATGTACTGTCGCCGGAGGAATATTACAGGCTGTTTACATCAGTGGGATGGGAAGTTCCACCTATGGAACAGATCAGGGCGGCTTTAGAGCACAGTTTGTGCACGTTTTCTGTCTGTGATGGAGAGCGTGTGATCGGAATGGCAAGGTTACTGGGGGATTCGGCCATGACGTTTTATATTAAGGATTTGGCTGTAGAGACAGGATATCAGGGACGAGGGGTGGGAAGACTGCTGATGGAGTCCGTTCAGGAGTATATAGAAAGCCAACTGCCGGAAGGGTGGAAAGCCAGTGTGGAGTTGATGAGCGTAAAAGGAAAAGAAGAATTCTATAAAAGGTTTGCTTTTGAAGAATGGGACGGGACAGGAATGATCCACATGGCAGGCAGATGA
- a CDS encoding RNA polymerase sigma factor, with translation MENKRENRSDSELLEYIFMKYRNGMYAVAFSILHDEYQAEDAVGDACEKFIPYIGRCRTMEEQKIKTLLTRFVKNAAIDIYRKNRREQGNVSVEEQEWIADAYRPIEAYMKSLQYKELIQEIRKVLPAHYWEVVCLRYFEGMPVHEIALRLNLSEENVYSRLRRAKEKARNVLGGEMDEG, from the coding sequence GTGGAAAACAAGAGAGAAAACCGGTCAGATTCTGAGCTTTTGGAATACATATTCATGAAATACAGAAACGGGATGTACGCTGTGGCCTTTTCTATCCTGCACGATGAATATCAGGCGGAGGACGCGGTGGGAGACGCCTGTGAAAAATTCATTCCATATATAGGAAGATGCAGGACAATGGAGGAGCAAAAGATAAAAACCCTGTTGACCCGGTTCGTAAAAAATGCGGCTATAGACATATACAGAAAAAATAGGCGGGAACAGGGCAATGTATCTGTAGAAGAGCAGGAGTGGATAGCAGATGCGTACAGGCCCATAGAAGCCTATATGAAAAGCCTGCAGTACAAGGAGCTGATTCAGGAGATTAGAAAAGTATTGCCGGCACATTATTGGGAAGTGGTGTGTTTGAGGTATTTTGAAGGTATGCCGGTTCATGAAATAGCCCTGCGCCTGAACCTGAGCGAGGAAAATGTCTATTCCAGGCTGCGCCGGGCAAAGGAAAAGGCGAGAAATGTATTGGGAGGTGAAATGGATGAAGGATGA
- a CDS encoding L-2-amino-thiazoline-4-carboxylic acid hydrolase, which produces MKYDVYAKAIWFIFSKDCFNSLAEKNILINRQFKRSCKNEYKNMIQNTPSIGSMKENTMSLILLFACMIFSIYKTCDIDLTSNDVRSMFQKIEQNPIMNKFSKKSVFTEKWQSRRQAMAKRSLKNKFEYDWQSELIQGTSLNEFELRFFTCGICKLAKRENATDIVKELCRFDYWMAEKMGATLVRNQTIADGSPTCEFNYHKTEI; this is translated from the coding sequence ATGAAATACGATGTTTATGCAAAAGCCATTTGGTTTATCTTTTCTAAAGATTGTTTTAATAGTTTAGCAGAGAAAAATATTTTAATTAATCGACAATTCAAACGCAGTTGTAAAAACGAATATAAAAATATGATTCAGAACACACCATCAATCGGTAGTATGAAAGAAAATACAATGTCTTTAATCTTATTGTTTGCATGTATGATTTTTTCAATTTATAAAACATGTGATATTGATTTAACTTCAAATGATGTTAGAAGTATGTTTCAAAAAATTGAACAAAATCCAATTATGAATAAATTTTCAAAGAAATCTGTGTTTACTGAAAAATGGCAATCTCGCAGACAAGCTATGGCAAAAAGGTCATTAAAGAATAAGTTTGAATATGACTGGCAATCTGAACTCATACAAGGTACTAGTTTAAACGAATTTGAACTACGATTTTTCACATGCGGTATCTGCAAATTAGCTAAAAGAGAAAATGCAACTGACATTGTAAAAGAACTATGCAGATTTGATTATTGGATGGCTGAAAAAATGGGAGCAACACTGGTAAGAAATCAAACCATAGCAGATGGAAGTCCCACTTGCGAATTTAATTATCACAAAACGGAAATATAA